One segment of Drosophila mauritiana strain mau12 chromosome 3R, ASM438214v1, whole genome shotgun sequence DNA contains the following:
- the LOC117145212 gene encoding uncharacterized protein LOC117145212, with protein sequence MSRRKWDASEEDRFIDIWIHNLHLFEPGKKLTETYAQLEPYFRDVGVEINVQGIKSKMESLKRKYFNLLHSDQEDQAITWRHFDAMALVVRASANEVKDSEWKDYTQPAKTPHKTRSSAYMKNPAQRIKYETPFKTVFVDESAVNYFNDEEMPNAKRVRKRFSKSSNVRVKGRRVWQPAEECIFVDVWEKFASHIQSDRKKMDVYKDMHNELQLRGVGILPGDVKSKIESLMRTFRAQRDSVGDKSEWIHYSKILKIQTPIDFTKLDVFSEHSSSYEDDASWFKELEPKSDPDPTSHPPSSSDSVVNQFDNKTQPSSPACSEVCFWSDPEPTHCKVSIEMLDQDESTKQFESPSIEKHKAAEEFSQFVTKELAVLNDDLLIEAKRQIYNIICLMQKEQNEVNKKSY encoded by the exons A TGAGCAGAAGGAAGTGGGACGCTTCCGAAGAGGACAGATTCATCGACATCTGGATCCACAACTTGCATCTGTTCGAGCCTGGCAAGAAACTGACGGAAACCTATGCGCAACTGGAGCCCTATTTTCGAGATGTTGGCGTGGAGATCAATGTCCAAGGAATAAAGTCGAAAATGGAATCCCTGAAGCGGAAGTATTTCAA TTTGCTACACTCCGACCAAGAAGACCAAGCTATCACCTGGAGGCACTTCGATGCGATGGCTCTGGTGGTGAGAGCATCTGCCAACGAGGTGAAGGATTCGGAATGGAAGGACTATACGCAGCCAGCAAAGACGCCTC ATAAAACGCGTTCCTCTGCTTATATGAAAAATCCCGCACAGCGTATCAAATATG AGACACCATTCAAAACTGTCTTCGTGGATGAAAGTGCTGTGAACTATTTTAACGATGAGGAAATGCCCAACGCCAAAAGAGTTAGAAAAAGATTCAGCAAAAGTAGCAACGTTAGAGTAAAGGGGCGAAGAGTTTGGCAGCCGGCGGAGGAATGCATATTCGTTGATGTCTGGGAAAAGTTCGCCAGTCATATACAGAGTGATAGGAAGAAAATGGATGTCTACAAGGATATGCATAATGAACTGCAGCTGCGTGGTGTTGGTATATTACCGGGCGATGTCAAATCCAAAATTGAATCACTTATGCGCACGTTTAG AGCACAGCGAGATTCGGTGGGAGATAAGTCTGAGTGGATTCATTATTCGAAGATTTTAAAGATCCAGACTCCTATTGATTTCACCAAGCTGGATGTATTTTCCGAGCACAGTAGCAGCTACGAAGACGATGCATCCTGGTTCAAAGAATTGGAGCCGAAATCGGATCCCGATCCTACCAGCCATCCACCGAGCTCTAGCGATTCCGTTGTCAATCAATTTGACAATAAAACTCAGCCGAGCTCTCCCGCGTGCAGTGAAGTTTGTTTTTGGTCTGATCCTGAACCCACACACTGCAAGGTGTCTATTGAAATGTTGGACCAAGATGAGTCGACAAAGCAGTTCGAATCTCCCTCCATCGAAAAGCATAAGGCTGCCGAAGAATTTAGTCAATTTGTAACAAAAGAGCTAGCCGTCTTGAATGATGATTTGCTAATAGAAGCAAAACGCCAAATATACAATATCATATGTCTCATGCAGAAGGAACAGAATgaagtaaataaaaaatcataTTGA